A stretch of DNA from bacterium:
TGTCCGGTCGGCGCGCTGACGAGCGCCACGTACAGGTTCCGGTCGCGTCCGTGGGACAACCGGCACGCCCAGAGCGTGTGCCCGCACTGCGGCTGCGGGTGCGCGACGACGCTCGACGTGCGCGACAACGACGTCACGCGGATGCGGGCGCGCGAGCATCCCGAGGTCAACGACGTCTGGCTGTGCGACAAGGGGTTCTTCGGGTACGAGTTTACCGGCGCCGCCGACCGGCTGCGCACGCCGCTCGTGCGGGACGGTGGAAGGCTGCGTGAGGCCGTCTGGGACGAGGCCCTGGACCGGATCGCGGCGGCGCTGCGCAAGACGCCGCCCGACCAGATCGGCGTCATCGGCGGGGCGTCCGGCACGAACGAAGACGCGTATCTGTTGACCCGCCTGTTCCGCGGCGTGGTCGGCACGAACTCGATCGACTTCCGCGACGATACCGCGTTCCCGCATCCGGCCGCCGAGGCGCCGTGGGGCCTCGGGTTCCCCATCGCCGACGTGGAGCGCGCCGACGTGATCGTTCTGCTCGGGTGCGATCTCACGGAGGAGTATCCGATCGTGTGGCTGCGGGTGAAGAAGGCGGTCGACCGCGGCGCCCGCCTCGTGATCGCCAACCCGTGGACGCCCGAGATCGCCCGGTGGGCACGGCGCGCGTTCACGTACCGCCGCGGGAGCGAGCCCGCGATTGTCGAGGCGCTCAGTGGGGGCGCCGTGGACGGCGCCGCCGCCGGCACGGAGGCGCTGCGCGATGCGGCGGCGCTGTTCGGCGCCGCGGAGCGGCCGCTCGTGCTCGTCGGCCGCACCGCCCTCGAGCAGCCGGAGGGGGTGGCGGTAGTCGCCGCGCTCGGCGCGCTTCGGGAAGCGCGGCCCGCGGTCGCGGTGGGCCTTCTGCGCGGCCGCGGCAACGCCGGGGGGGCGCAGGCGCTCGGACTGCTGCCCGATATGCTGCCGGGCTACCGGCCGCTCGCCGACGCGGCCGCGCGCGGGGCGGTGGAAGCCGTATGGGGCCGGCCGGTGCCGGCCGCGCCGGGACGCACCGTCCGGGAGATGCTGGCCGCGGCCCGCGCCGCCTCCCTGCGGATGCTGTACGCGGCCGGCGCCGATCCGGCCGCTTCATATCCCGACGCGGGCGCGTGGCAGGCCGCGCGGGAGCGGCTCGAGCTGCTCGTCGTTCACGAGACATTTCTCACGCGGACCGCGGCGTCCGCCGACGTGGTGCTCCCTGTGCTCACCTACGCGGAGCGGGCCGGCACCGTCGGCAATCTCGAGGGACGCGTGCAGCGCCAGGACCAGGCGGTGCTCGGCCCGGGAGAGGCGCGCTCCGATTCCGAGATCTGGACCGCGCTGGCCGCCCGGCTGGGCGACCCGTTCGCATTTTCGTCGTGGGAAGACGTCTCGGCTGAGATCGCGCGGCTTGTCCCCGGGTGGTCCGAGGATGCCCGCGTCGCGCCCCCGCCGATCCCGGCGCGCGCGCGGGACGCCGCGGCGCTCGCGGGAGCGCGCGGCGCGGCCCCCTCCGGCGACGGCGGGCCGAACGGCGCGCTGCTCCTGGTGACGGGCACGCGGCTGTTCGACCGCGGCACGGCGGCCCGACGGTGTCCCGGCATTCGGAGCCAGGCGGGCGAGCCATTCGTGGCGCTCGCTCCCGGGGACGCCGCACGGTTGGGGATCGCCGACGGCGGCCTGTGCGAGGTGCGGTCCGCCCAGGGCGCGCTGCGGCTCGCGGCGCGCGTGTGGCCGGGGCTGCATCCCGGGCACGCCTACGTGCCCTGGGGGTACGACGCGGCGCCCGTCGCGACGCTGCTCGACGAGGGCGGGCCGGGGTCGGTCACCGTGCGGGCGCTGCTGCCCGCGGGGCGGTAGGCGCTCGATGGCAACGACGGTGCTGGTCGCCGCGATCAAGAGCGCGGTGGTGCTCGGCGGGGTGCTGACCGCGTTCGCCTACACGACGCTGCTCGAGCGCCGGCTGCTGGCGCGGTTCCAGCTGCGGGTCGGGCCGAACCGGGTCGGGCCGTGGGGGCTCCTGCAGCCGCTCGCCGACGGGATCAAGCTCATCTTTAAGGAAGATTTTCGCCCCGCCGGAGCGGACGCCGTCGTGTATCTGGCCGCGCCGCTGATCTCCGTCGTCGCGGCGCTGTTCGTTTACGCGGTGATCCCGATCGGCCCGCCGGTGCGCCTGTTCGGCCGCGAGGTCACGCTGTACATCGCCGACGTCAACATCGGTATCCTGCTCGTGCTCGCCGCGAGCAGCATCGGGGTCTACGGCGTGATCCTGGGCGGCTGGTCGTCCGACAGCAAGTACTCCTTGATCGGGGGGCTGCGCTCGAGCGCCCAGGTGCTGTCCTACGAGCTGTCGCTCGGCCTCGCGGTGCTCGGGGTGATCATGGCCGCCGGGTCGCTGAGCCTCGTGGACATCGTCGACGCGCAGGGGAGGGGCTGGTTCATCTGGCGCCAGCCGCTCGCGTTCGTGCTGTTTCTGATCGCGGCGTTCGCCGAAACGAACCGCGCGCCGTTCGATCTGCCCGAGTCCGAACAGGAGCTGATCGGCGGATTTCAAACCGAGTACGGCGGCTTCAAGTTCGCGATGTTCTACGTCGGCGAATACGTCGGCGTCATTACGATGGGCGCGCTTGTGACCACGTTGTTTCTCGGCGGGTGGCGAGGGCCGTTCCTGCCGCCGGTGCTGTGGTTTCTGATCAAAGTCTTCCTGGTGGTCTGCTTCTTCATCTGGGTCCGGGCGACGCTGCCGCGGGTCCGCTACGATCATCTGATGGCGCTCGGCTGGAAGATCCTCATCCCGGCGGGGCTGCTCAACGTCGCGGCGACCGCGTGCCTCATCGTGTGGGCCGCGCGGTGACCCGGCGCCTCCGCCAGGCTTGGTCCATGCTCAAGGGGCTCGGCGTCGTCGGCCGCTATCTGTTCCGGGCGCCCGTGACGACGTCGTACCCCGACCGCAAGCCGGGCGTGCAGCCGCGGTTCAAGGGCCGGCACTACCTGACCCTCTTCGCCGACGGCATGGAACGGTGCGTCGGCTGCGAATTGTGCGTCATCGTTTGTCCGAGCCAGTCGATCTTCGTGCGCGCGGCCGAGAACGACCCGCTGGCGCCGCACTCCAAGGGCGAGCGGTACGCGACCGACTTTCAGATCAACATGCTGCGCTGCATTTTCTGCGGCTTCTGCGAGGAGGCGTGCCCGACCGGGGCGATTGTGCTGGGGCATGAGTACGAACTGAGCGGCACGACGCGCGGTGACCTGATCTACACGAAAGACCGCCTGACCGAGCGGCACCCGGGCGAGTCCGGACGCGATCCCGCCCGTGAGGTGTAGGTAGCGTGGACGTGGTCCTGTTCGGGATCACGGCCGTCTGCGCGCTTGCCGGGGGCGCCGGCGTGGTGCTGTCGCGGCGGCCCGTGCACAGCGCGCTCGGCCTGCTGCTCGTGCTGATGAGCCTGGCCGTCGACTACCTGCTGCTCGGCGCGCAGTTCATCGCCGCGGCGCAGGTCATCATTTACGCCGGGGCGATCGTCGTGTTGTTCGTCTTCATCATCATGCTGCTGGGCGAGAGGGGCGAGTACCTCGGGGGCGGCGCCTTCACCGGTCCCGCGGGGGTGCCGCTCGTCGTCGCGCTGTGCGCGCTGCTCGCCGCCGGCCTCATCGACCTCGTGGCGCGTGCGTATCCTCCCGCCGCCTCGCCCGCGTCCTCGTTCGGAACCATCCAGGACGTGGGACGCGCGCTGTTTGGACGGTACCTGCTGCCGTTCGAGGCCGCGTCGCTCGTGCTGCTGGCCGGCATGATCGGCGCGGTGGCGCTGGGGCGCCGCCTGGGGCCGCGAACATGAGCGTTCCCGCGGCGTACTATCTCGGGCTGAGCGCGGTGCTGTTCGCCATGGGCGCCGCGGGCGTGCTGGTGCGCCGCTCCGCGCTCATCGTCTTCATGTCGATCGAGCTGATGCTCAACGCGGTCAACCTCACGTTGGTCACGTTCGCGCGGCTTCACGGCTCCGTCGACGGGCAGGTGCTCGTCTTCTTCGTGCTGGTGGTGGCCGCGGCCGAGGTCGTGGTCGGCCTCGCGATCATCGTGGACGTGTTCCGGTCCCGTGAGACCGTGGACGTCGACGACGCGGACGCGCTCCGCGGATGAATCTCGTGACGGCCGCCGCCGTCTTGATCCCGCTGCTGCCGCTCGCCGGCTGGGCCGTGCTCGGCCTATGGGGCGGCCGGTGGCCGGCCCGCGCGGCGGGGTGGTTTGCTTCCGCCACGGTGGCCGCGTCGTTCGCGGCCGCGGTCGCGCTGTTCCAGGCTCTCGCGGCGCTGCCCGCGGCGTCGCGCAGCGTCGAGGTCGACGTGTACCGGTGGATCACCGCCGGCCCCGTCGTCATCCCGTTTCGCCTGCTCGCGGACCCGCTGTCGGCGGCGATGGCCCGCGTCGTCGCCGGCGTCGGTACCTTGATCCACATCTATTCGATCGGCTACATGGCGGGCGATCCCGGGTTCGCCCGCTACTTCGCGTACATGAACCTGTTCATGGCGGCGATGCTGCTGCTCGTGCTGGCCGGCAACCTCGCGGTCATGTTCATCGGCTGGGAGGGCGTCGGTCTCTGCAGCTACCTGCTGATCGCGTTTTGGTTCGACCGGCCGGCGGCCGCCCGGGCAGGGGTCAAGGCGTTTGTCGTCACGCGCCTGGGGGACGTCGGCTTCCTGCTCGGCATCTTCGCCGCGTTCGGGGTGTTCGGCACGCTGGATTTCACCGCGATCACGCGGGACGCCGCCTCCCGGCTGGCCCTCGGCGGTAGTGGGGCCACCGCGATCGCGCTGCTGCTGTTTCTCGGCGCGGTGGGCAAGTCGGCGCAGCTTCCGCTGTACGTCTGGCTCCCCGACGCGATGGAAGGCCCCACACCCGTCAGCGCGCTCATTCACGCCGCCACGATGGTGACGGCCGGCGTCTACATGATCGTCCGTCTGCACGCCCTCTATCTGCGGGCGCCCTTCGCGCTCGACGTCGTGGCCGTCACCGGCGCCGTCACCGCGATCTTCGCGGCCTCCGTGGCGCTCGTGGAGCCGGACCTGAAGCGCCTGCTGGCGTACTCGACGATCAGTCAGTTGGGGTACATGTTCCTCGCGGTCGGCGTCGCCGCATGGGGCGCCGGCATGTTTCACTTGATGACGCACGCGTTCTTCAAGGCGCTGCTGTTCCTCGCCGCCGGCGCGGTGATGCACGCGCTCGGCGGGGAGACCGACATGCGCAAGATGGGCGGCCTCGGCCGCCGGCTGCCGAAAACGGCCGCGGCCTTCGGCGCGGGCGCGCTCGCGCTCGCCGGGATTCCGCCGCTCGCCGGCTTCTTCAGCAAGGAGCAGATCCTCGGCGACGTGTTCGCGGCGGGGCACGTGTGGCTGTGGGCCGTCGGGCTCATCACGGCCGGCCTGACGGCGTTCTACATCACCCGCGCCTACGTGCTCACGTTCGGGGGCTTTGAGTTCATGGTTGCCGACCGCGGGTCGGCCGGCACCGGCGCTTCGGCGGACGGCCCCGCCCGGTCCGCCGGCGGGGCGCATGCCGCCGGATCCGCGCCGCACGACCCCCCGCCGGTGATGTGGTGGCCGGTCGCGGCGCTGATCTTCCTCACGGTCGTCATGGGGATCATCCTCGAGCATGTCATTCCGCTCGCCGCGTGGCTGCGGCCGGCGCTCGAGGCCGGGGTGCCGCGGGCCGCCGGGTCGGCCGTGCCGGCCGAGCAGCAGGGTGCGATGCACGCGCTGCTTCTGCTCGCGGGCATCGCGGTAGCGGTGGCCGGCATCGTCCTCGGATGGCTTGTCTACGCGCGCGGGGCAATTCGTGGGCGGGCACCGGGACTCGGAACGCTCCTCGCCCATCGTTTCTTCATTGAGGATCTCTACGCCGTCGCCGTGGTGGCGCCGTCGAGAGCGGTCGCGGCCGGGGCCGCGGCGTTCGACCGCGCCGTGCTCGATCGGGCGGTCCTCGGCGTCGCCGGCGGCATCGGGCGCAGCGGCGCGGCGCTCCGCCGCCTCCAAAGCGGGTACCTCCGGCAGTACGCGGCGTTCGTCCTGATCGGCACGCTGCTGATCCTCGCGTATTGGCTGTGGCGGCCGTGAGCGCCTGGGCGCTCAGCGCGCTGATCGCGCTGCCCATCGCGGGCGCCGTCGCCGTGGCCGCCGTTCCGAGGCACCGGCCCGGCGCCGCGCGCGCCGTCGGGTTCGCCGCCGCCGGCCTCGCGTTTCTGCTCGCCGCGTGGGTCTGGACCGCGTTTCGCCCGGGTCAGTCCGGGCTGCAGTTCGAAGAGCGCGCCGCGTGGGTGCCCGCGGCCGGCATCGGCTACCATCTCGGCGTCGACGGCCTCTCGGTCAGCCTGACGGCGCTGGTCGCGCTGCTGGTGCCGCTGGCGATCGTGGTCTCGGCCGACCAGGTCAAGGAGCGCGGCCAAGGATTCGTGCTGACGCTGCTGCTGCTCGAGGCGGGCCTCCTGGGGACGTTTCTGGCGCAGGATCTCGTCCTGTTCTACGTGTTTTGGGAAGCGATGCTCATTCCGATGTACTTCCTGATCGCGTTGTGGGGCGGGCCGGCGAGGCGCGGCGCCGCGATCAAGTTTCTCCTGTACACGCTGTCCGGCAGCGTGCTGATGCTGCTGGCGATCATCGCCGTTTATCTGCAGGGCGGGCGGGTCCTCGGCGCGCCGACGTTCGATCTGCCGGCGCTGCTCGCCCGGCCGCTCGGCGTGTCCCCGGCGTTCGAGGCGCTGCTCTTCGGCGCGTTCGCGGTGGCGTTCGCGATCAAGATGCCTGTCTGGCCGCTGCACACCTGGCTGCCCGATGCCTACGCCGAGGCCCCCCCGGTGGTGACGGTGCTGCTCGCCGGGCTGATGGCCAAAGCCGGCGCGTACGGCCTGCTGCGGTTTTGTCTGCCGCTGTTTCCCGACGCCGTGCGCGTGTGGGGGCCGCTGCTCGCGTCGCTCGGAGTGGCCGGGATTTTGTACGGCGGCGCGGTGGCGTGGGCGCAGGACGACCTGCGGCGGCTGCTCGCGTACGGGAGCCTCAGCCACATGGGCTTCATTCTGCTCGGCATCTTCGCGCTTAACGTTGAGTCCGTCCAGGGCAGCGTCCTCCAGATGATCAACCACGGCGTCAGCACGGGGGCGTTGTTCGTGCTCGCGGGGATGCTGATCGGCCGGACCGGCCACGCGCGCACGGACGCATACGGCGGGCTCGCGGCGGCGACCCCGGCGCTCGCGGCGGTGACGCTGATCGTCGTCGCGTCCTCGCTCGCGCTGCCGGGCACCAACGGGTTCGTGGGCGAGTTTCTGATCCTGCTCGGCGCGTTCCAGACGCACCCGGTCCACGCGGTACTGGCCACGCTCGGGATCGTACTCGCCGCGGCGTATCTGTTGGCCTTCGTCGGCCGGATCTTCCACGGGCCGCTGCGCGCCGATCTTCGGGGCCTGCCGGATCTCCGCCCGCGGGAATACGCGGTGCTGGCGCCGCTCATCGCGATTATCTTCTGGGTAGGGTTCGTGCCCGGTCCGCTGCTCGACCGCAGCGAGGCGACGGTGAGGGCGCTGCTCAAGCCGCCCGCCACGTCCACGCCGATTCCGGCGATGGCGTCGAGACCGCCCCGGGGCCCGGTGGTCCGGCCGTGACCTGGAACGACCTCGCCGCGGCGGCGCCGGAGGCGGTCCTCGTCCTGACCGCGTGCGCCGTGCTGCTCCAAGATGCCTGGGCGACCGGCGGCGCGCTCGAAGCCGAGCGCCGCGGCGCGGTCACCACGTGGCTCACGGTGGCGGGGGTGTGTGTCGCCGCGATCGCCGCCGCCCCGGTCCCGCCGGCCGAGATCGCGGCCTTCGGCGGCATGTACGTCCGCGACGGTATCACGCGCCTCGCCGATCTCATCACGCTCGGAACCGCCGGCGTCGGCGTCCTGCTCGCCGACGGATACGTCCGCCGCATGCGGCTGCCGGCCGGCGAGTTCTGCGCGCTGCTCCTCCTCAGCGCCGTGGGCGCGATGCTGATGGCCGCGAGCCGTAATCTCATCGTGCTGTTTCTCGGTCTCGAGGTCCTCAGTCTGCCGCTCTACGTCCTGGCGGCGATCGCCCGGCGCAGCGCACGCTCGCAGGAGGCCGGCCTGAAATACCTCCTGCTCGGCGCGTTTGCGACCGCGTTTTTCGTGTACGGCGTGGCGCTGGTGTACGGCGCGGCGGGCACGCTCGACCTGCGGGCCCTCGGCGCGGTGCCGGCGTCGCCGCTGCTCGGCGGCGGGCTCGCGCTGCTCACGATTGGACTCGGCTTCGAGGCCGCGCTGGTGCCGTTTCACAACTGGGCGCCGGACGTGTACGAGGGTGCGCCGCTCCCCGCCGTGGCCTTCATGTCGGTCGCGGCCAAGGTCGGCGCGTTCACCGGGCTGATCCGGGTCTTTCCGCAGGGACTCGCGCACTTGGCGCCCGTCTGGGGGCCGATGCTCCAGACGCTCGCGATCGCGACGATGGTGCTTGGGAATCTCGCCGCGCTGCCGCAGACGAACGTGAAGCGCCTGCTGGCCTACTCGAGCGTCGCGCACGCCGGCTATCTGCTGATCGGTGTGGCGGCCGGCGGGCCGGCCGGCGCCGGCGCGGTGCTCTTCTACCTCGCGGTGTACGGAGCGATGAACTTGGGGGCGTTCGGCGTGCTCGTGCTGCTGGAGCGCCGCGGGGCGGAGGCCGACCGCCTCGACGACCTCGCCGGCCTCGCGGGCCGGGCGCCGTGGGCGGCGTGGACGCTCGTCG
This window harbors:
- the nuoG gene encoding NADH-quinone oxidoreductase subunit NuoG, with the protein product MSPEDRGGPDAGGRAAPAPRTGPTTGQGTEATRRPVPAAPAAGGPAADRAGGGAGPAVPMVHLTIDGRAVAVPKGTTVWHAARQLGIEIPVFCYHDHMPPIGACRMCFVEVEKMPKLATSCTLEAGEDMVVRTNTERVKQGQQGILEFLLVNHPLDCPICDKGGECPLQDNTLKFGPGASRFVETKRTYGKHVRMGPALVLDRERCVLCWRCVRFGEIIAGDDALKGFERGYHSQIATPFMDPVESKFIGNTIAICPVGALTSATYRFRSRPWDNRHAQSVCPHCGCGCATTLDVRDNDVTRMRAREHPEVNDVWLCDKGFFGYEFTGAADRLRTPLVRDGGRLREAVWDEALDRIAAALRKTPPDQIGVIGGASGTNEDAYLLTRLFRGVVGTNSIDFRDDTAFPHPAAEAPWGLGFPIADVERADVIVLLGCDLTEEYPIVWLRVKKAVDRGARLVIANPWTPEIARWARRAFTYRRGSEPAIVEALSGGAVDGAAAGTEALRDAAALFGAAERPLVLVGRTALEQPEGVAVVAALGALREARPAVAVGLLRGRGNAGGAQALGLLPDMLPGYRPLADAAARGAVEAVWGRPVPAAPGRTVREMLAAARAASLRMLYAAGADPAASYPDAGAWQAARERLELLVVHETFLTRTAASADVVLPVLTYAERAGTVGNLEGRVQRQDQAVLGPGEARSDSEIWTALAARLGDPFAFSSWEDVSAEIARLVPGWSEDARVAPPPIPARARDAAALAGARGAAPSGDGGPNGALLLVTGTRLFDRGTAARRCPGIRSQAGEPFVALAPGDAARLGIADGGLCEVRSAQGALRLAARVWPGLHPGHAYVPWGYDAAPVATLLDEGGPGSVTVRALLPAGR
- the nuoH gene encoding NADH-quinone oxidoreductase subunit NuoH; this encodes MATTVLVAAIKSAVVLGGVLTAFAYTTLLERRLLARFQLRVGPNRVGPWGLLQPLADGIKLIFKEDFRPAGADAVVYLAAPLISVVAALFVYAVIPIGPPVRLFGREVTLYIADVNIGILLVLAASSIGVYGVILGGWSSDSKYSLIGGLRSSAQVLSYELSLGLAVLGVIMAAGSLSLVDIVDAQGRGWFIWRQPLAFVLFLIAAFAETNRAPFDLPESEQELIGGFQTEYGGFKFAMFYVGEYVGVITMGALVTTLFLGGWRGPFLPPVLWFLIKVFLVVCFFIWVRATLPRVRYDHLMALGWKILIPAGLLNVAATACLIVWAAR
- the nuoI gene encoding NADH-quinone oxidoreductase subunit NuoI produces the protein MTRRLRQAWSMLKGLGVVGRYLFRAPVTTSYPDRKPGVQPRFKGRHYLTLFADGMERCVGCELCVIVCPSQSIFVRAAENDPLAPHSKGERYATDFQINMLRCIFCGFCEEACPTGAIVLGHEYELSGTTRGDLIYTKDRLTERHPGESGRDPAREV
- a CDS encoding NADH-quinone oxidoreductase subunit J; protein product: MDVVLFGITAVCALAGGAGVVLSRRPVHSALGLLLVLMSLAVDYLLLGAQFIAAAQVIIYAGAIVVLFVFIIMLLGERGEYLGGGAFTGPAGVPLVVALCALLAAGLIDLVARAYPPAASPASSFGTIQDVGRALFGRYLLPFEAASLVLLAGMIGAVALGRRLGPRT
- the nuoK gene encoding NADH-quinone oxidoreductase subunit NuoK, with the translated sequence MSVPAAYYLGLSAVLFAMGAAGVLVRRSALIVFMSIELMLNAVNLTLVTFARLHGSVDGQVLVFFVLVVAAAEVVVGLAIIVDVFRSRETVDVDDADALRG
- the nuoL gene encoding NADH-quinone oxidoreductase subunit L, translating into MNLVTAAAVLIPLLPLAGWAVLGLWGGRWPARAAGWFASATVAASFAAAVALFQALAALPAASRSVEVDVYRWITAGPVVIPFRLLADPLSAAMARVVAGVGTLIHIYSIGYMAGDPGFARYFAYMNLFMAAMLLLVLAGNLAVMFIGWEGVGLCSYLLIAFWFDRPAAARAGVKAFVVTRLGDVGFLLGIFAAFGVFGTLDFTAITRDAASRLALGGSGATAIALLLFLGAVGKSAQLPLYVWLPDAMEGPTPVSALIHAATMVTAGVYMIVRLHALYLRAPFALDVVAVTGAVTAIFAASVALVEPDLKRLLAYSTISQLGYMFLAVGVAAWGAGMFHLMTHAFFKALLFLAAGAVMHALGGETDMRKMGGLGRRLPKTAAAFGAGALALAGIPPLAGFFSKEQILGDVFAAGHVWLWAVGLITAGLTAFYITRAYVLTFGGFEFMVADRGSAGTGASADGPARSAGGAHAAGSAPHDPPPVMWWPVAALIFLTVVMGIILEHVIPLAAWLRPALEAGVPRAAGSAVPAEQQGAMHALLLLAGIAVAVAGIVLGWLVYARGAIRGRAPGLGTLLAHRFFIEDLYAVAVVAPSRAVAAGAAAFDRAVLDRAVLGVAGGIGRSGAALRRLQSGYLRQYAAFVLIGTLLILAYWLWRP
- a CDS encoding NADH-quinone oxidoreductase subunit M, whose product is MSAWALSALIALPIAGAVAVAAVPRHRPGAARAVGFAAAGLAFLLAAWVWTAFRPGQSGLQFEERAAWVPAAGIGYHLGVDGLSVSLTALVALLVPLAIVVSADQVKERGQGFVLTLLLLEAGLLGTFLAQDLVLFYVFWEAMLIPMYFLIALWGGPARRGAAIKFLLYTLSGSVLMLLAIIAVYLQGGRVLGAPTFDLPALLARPLGVSPAFEALLFGAFAVAFAIKMPVWPLHTWLPDAYAEAPPVVTVLLAGLMAKAGAYGLLRFCLPLFPDAVRVWGPLLASLGVAGILYGGAVAWAQDDLRRLLAYGSLSHMGFILLGIFALNVESVQGSVLQMINHGVSTGALFVLAGMLIGRTGHARTDAYGGLAAATPALAAVTLIVVASSLALPGTNGFVGEFLILLGAFQTHPVHAVLATLGIVLAAAYLLAFVGRIFHGPLRADLRGLPDLRPREYAVLAPLIAIIFWVGFVPGPLLDRSEATVRALLKPPATSTPIPAMASRPPRGPVVRP
- a CDS encoding NADH-quinone oxidoreductase subunit N — translated: MTWNDLAAAAPEAVLVLTACAVLLQDAWATGGALEAERRGAVTTWLTVAGVCVAAIAAAPVPPAEIAAFGGMYVRDGITRLADLITLGTAGVGVLLADGYVRRMRLPAGEFCALLLLSAVGAMLMAASRNLIVLFLGLEVLSLPLYVLAAIARRSARSQEAGLKYLLLGAFATAFFVYGVALVYGAAGTLDLRALGAVPASPLLGGGLALLTIGLGFEAALVPFHNWAPDVYEGAPLPAVAFMSVAAKVGAFTGLIRVFPQGLAHLAPVWGPMLQTLAIATMVLGNLAALPQTNVKRLLAYSSVAHAGYLLIGVAAGGPAGAGAVLFYLAVYGAMNLGAFGVLVLLERRGAEADRLDDLAGLAGRAPWAAWTLVVCLVSLAGLPPAGGFIGKLYLFRAALAAGQTGLAVVGVLTSVVSVFYYMRVAYTVFSGEAPADVTVRRSAMAGAALAAAASGVLIYGIVPARLTAAVQQAAALLK